CTACAAGCGCAATAACGATTGGTGATACAAAGGACTCTTGATACACTTTAGATAACTCAAATAAGGTAGTCCCTTTTATTAATTGTACTTCTTTTCCCATTGCTGTAACTGTTATTTGCTTACTCATATTTTCCACCTCTTTTATAAGATTTGAATTGGATTTTTTGCGGTATAGTCTAGAAGTATTTCTACATCTGAAAGCTTATTATTGAAGATATTTCCTAATAGTTCTACAACAATATTTTCACTTCCAAAGTGAGTTGCATCAATTAACGCAATTCCGGCTTCCTTCGCATATTGGGCATTATGATATTTTATATCACCTGTTATGAATACATCAGCGCCTTTTATAATAGCCTTATCTAGCTCTGAGAATCCACTTCCTGTAACGATTGCAACTTTTTTGATCATACGGCCTTTATCACCAACATAATGAATATAATCAAGCTTTAATAGCTTTTGAATGTCTTTAGAAAATTGGGCTAGGGTCAATTTTTCTTTCAACGAACCGATCACTCCAAGACCCATTGTATTATAATCTATGCTGAATTCTTGGTCGTTGTTTACATTTAACTGTTCATAGCTCTTTTCTATACTAAGCACTTGTATATCTGCTAATTTTAATTGCTTTCCTAAATAAAAGTTTAAACCCTCTTGTGCCTTATCTAGATTTGTATGTGCGCAATATAGTCCAATCTCATTTTTTATTAGTTTCATAAGTTTTTCTCCTTCAACCGTAGTTGAAGTTATCTTGTTAATCTTATTCATCATTAAGGGATGATGTGTAACAATAAGATCAACATCATTTTTTACAGCGTTATCTATATTTTCCATACTTGGTTCAAGTGCTACAAGAAGTTTCTTTACTTCTTTTCTTTCATCTCCAACCAAAAGCCCACAGTTATCCCAAGCTTCTGCCAAATAAATAGGGGCTAGTTCTTCAACAATATTCATAATATCTTTTATTATTTTAGCCATTTGCCCACCTCACATATAGCCTCCGAATCTTTTTCAATCTCATCTATTCTTTTTATACTAGCCGGTGTATTCTTTTTAAGTAATTCCTTTTTAAGCTCAATGTTTTTCATGATTAATACCTGAAGGTATTCTCTATACTCCATATGGCAACTTTCAATTAACTTTTTGCCATATTTATACTCAACTTCATTTTCATATTTTTCTTTTCCATGATTGCATAGGATGATTGGATAAAACTGTTGTCCTTCTCTAATGAAGTCCTCTAACGTAATTTCATATCCTAGCTTATGAACTACTTTTCTAACAACAGCAATATCTAAGTGTGGAGAAAGTATTAGAGTTGGAATTTTTTTCAACTGATGCTTTGCCTCAACCAAAATCCTTTTGATTAACATTCCACCCATACCTGCTATAATTAAAGTATCTACCTTTCGATCCCCAAGTTGATGTAATCCATCTGATAAAATTGGCACAACCAGTTCCTTCACACCATTCGCTTCAATATTCATTTCTGCTTTTTTAAGAGGTCCTTTTGCAACATCTATTGCATATGCCTTTG
This genomic interval from Firmicutes bacterium HGW-Firmicutes-1 contains the following:
- a CDS encoding Nif3-like dinuclear metal center hexameric protein, with amino-acid sequence MAKIIKDIMNIVEELAPIYLAEAWDNCGLLVGDERKEVKKLLVALEPSMENIDNAVKNDVDLIVTHHPLMMNKINKITSTTVEGEKLMKLIKNEIGLYCAHTNLDKAQEGLNFYLGKQLKLADIQVLSIEKSYEQLNVNNDQEFSIDYNTMGLGVIGSLKEKLTLAQFSKDIQKLLKLDYIHYVGDKGRMIKKVAIVTGSGFSELDKAIIKGADVFITGDIKYHNAQYAKEAGIALIDATHFGSENIVVELLGNIFNNKLSDVEILLDYTAKNPIQIL